Genomic DNA from Mycobacteroides chelonae CCUG 47445:
CTGGGAAAAGCAGTTCCGGGTCAACGTGTTTGGTGTTGCATATGGCGGGCGTGTCTTTGGCAAGCAGATGGCCGAACGGGGTCGTGGCGGTCAAATCGTCAACATCGCCTCGGCGGGGGCCATCACTCCGACACCGGTCTTTCCTGCCTACTCTGCCTCCAAGGCGGCGGTGAAGATGTTGAGCGAGTGCATGCGGATGGAACTGGGACCCAAGGGAATCGGCGTGTCCGCGGTATGTCCTGGCTTCATCAACACCAATATCGGGGTAAACGCCACCGTGGCCGGCGTGGACCTCCCTGATGACGTACGTGAGCGTGTGAACAACGTCATGAGGGCCTTCCAGTCCTCTGCCCCGATGCGAGTGCTGGATCAGTTGATCGGTCCCCCGCAGGTTGCCCGGGCCACGGTCCGCGCGGCGCGCTACAACTTTGCGGTGGCTCCGGTGCGTCCCGAAGCGTGGCTGGGCTACTTCTTGAGCAGGCTCCTACCAGGTCTCAATCGACATTTCATGTATCCGATCCCGTACTGGCTCGGATTGGATATCGACTCGCTCATGCCGAGAGTGCAACGCGTCATCGACAACCTGACCGAACGCGCACCGACGCCGCCGGTCTCCGAGGAGTCGCCGGTGTGATCGGGGCTGATCCGCTCACCCGGAATTGAACGATGGCTCTACCGCGACCTCGTGGGTACCGTGGCGTCTGTGGCAACACAACATCAAACGTTTCGGGTCTTCACTGACGACGCGGCCGGCTGGCTGGAACTGACCAACGGAACGGGTGTTACCGCACGCGTCAACGCCGCCGATCTCAAACAGGCGCAGCGGGCCAGGCACGCGCTGCGCGCCGCACGTAAGGACGCACCTGCAGTCATCCTGGATGTCTACGTGCACATCGAGGCCGATTCCCGTTCGGCACGTAAGCATTTTGCGAGCCTGCGAGTTCCCTCGGCGGTGTCGTATGCGGGCACGCCAGAAGGGCTGGCGGGTCTGATCGCCGATATCTACCTGGCCGGTGTCGCCGACGGGGTGACCCTGATCCCGGTGTCGCCCACCACAGATATCGGTTGTGCCGCACGCCGCGTATTCGCATTGCTGCCGCAGCGCGTACCGCTGGCGGCGTAGTACGCGGCTAGCTCACCAGTTGTCGTATCCGCCCTCGGGGCCGAGCATGCGCTCCAGACGGGTGCGGTTGATCTTTGCGAGCTCGTTGCGGGTCACCTTGCGTTCGGTGTCCACGTCGTGATGCATGCGGTCGGAGATCGCACGCAATACGGAGGCGCCGTTCTGTCCGCACAGGTGCATGACGAAGCGATGGCCGAAGTGGTGCTCGTACCGGTGGGCAGCGGCCCGCAACGCTGCCATCATTCCCGGGGTTTCATCACGGATTGCGCACTGTTCGGCATGTGAACGCGCGCTTCCCGGACGTCTGCCCAGCGGTGGATAGGCGATCAGTACCTCGTCCAGTGACTCCTCGGACAGGGCGAAGAGCTCGTTGTCGGCGTACCGGAACAGGGCATCGTGATCGGCGAACGGCCGGGCGGCGGCGATCTTCCGCGCCCAGGTCACGCTGCCACCGCACTCGTAGAGCGCGTGGACCGCTTTGGTGTCGGGCATCTCGTTGAACGTGTCGCGGCCGATGCCCTGATGCATCAACATAGAACCATGATTCGACGGGGCGCCGCTGTTCGCTAGAGGGGGACCGTGCATTTTGCAGGAGCTTAACGCGACGTAACATTGCTCCCGGGAGCACTGGGGAAGGAGTGGGGGACAGTGACGGATCCGGCCTGGCAGGAGTACCCGCAGGAGCCGTGGCCGCCGGGCGAGCCGATCCCCTATCCCGAGGATCCGAAACCCCCGAAGTGGCCGTGGATAGTCGCCGGCGTCAGCATCCTGGCGGTGCTGGCGATCGCGCTGACCGCGATTCTGGTCGTCACCCGCCGAACCGAGGTGGCCGCACCGACGACAGTCACGGTCACCCCTTCGACGACCTGGACGGGGCCCAATGACGTCCCCTTGCCGTCGATAACGACGACGGAGCCAC
This window encodes:
- a CDS encoding SDR family NAD(P)-dependent oxidoreductase, with product MRLLPARKPDLVVVTGAGSGIGRAIAIQFARGGAEVVASDLDLTTAQETAEIIHNKGLRAVAFQLDVTDPAAWERFADQVRAEYGVPDVLVNNAGIMVGGRFFDLEQEHWEKQFRVNVFGVAYGGRVFGKQMAERGRGGQIVNIASAGAITPTPVFPAYSASKAAVKMLSECMRMELGPKGIGVSAVCPGFINTNIGVNATVAGVDLPDDVRERVNNVMRAFQSSAPMRVLDQLIGPPQVARATVRAARYNFAVAPVRPEAWLGYFLSRLLPGLNRHFMYPIPYWLGLDIDSLMPRVQRVIDNLTERAPTPPVSEESPV
- a CDS encoding 2-oxo-4-hydroxy-4-carboxy-5-ureidoimidazoline decarboxylase, with product MLMHQGIGRDTFNEMPDTKAVHALYECGGSVTWARKIAAARPFADHDALFRYADNELFALSEESLDEVLIAYPPLGRRPGSARSHAEQCAIRDETPGMMAALRAAAHRYEHHFGHRFVMHLCGQNGASVLRAISDRMHHDVDTERKVTRNELAKINRTRLERMLGPEGGYDNW